One genomic region from Sphingobacterium multivorum encodes:
- a CDS encoding PspA/IM30 family protein has translation MNIFKRIFRIGQAEIHAVVDKMEDPIKMTEQGIREMKEDLEQSLEAYAKVKALAIRTQNNGEKKKEEANEFENKAILLLQKAQKGELTTEKAEGLAKEALLLKKQLLIEAGELEKQAVIHQSSADELHKNVDILKFNISKWEGELSTLKARVKVSNAAKMVNRQLANIDSNSTISMLERMKEKVEEDEALAKAYGEIALGNKSKVDEINETIGGSEAVNNELEELKRKLNNDEKI, from the coding sequence ATGAATATTTTTAAGAGAATTTTCAGAATTGGTCAAGCCGAGATCCACGCAGTCGTGGACAAAATGGAAGACCCCATCAAAATGACGGAACAGGGTATCCGTGAGATGAAAGAGGACCTGGAACAATCGTTAGAAGCCTATGCTAAAGTTAAAGCGTTAGCCATACGTACCCAAAACAATGGTGAAAAGAAAAAAGAAGAAGCCAATGAATTCGAAAACAAAGCTATTCTATTACTCCAAAAAGCACAAAAGGGAGAATTAACGACAGAAAAGGCAGAAGGTCTTGCAAAGGAAGCGCTGTTGTTGAAAAAACAGTTATTAATCGAAGCTGGTGAATTGGAGAAACAAGCCGTGATTCATCAAAGTTCAGCGGATGAGCTACACAAAAATGTAGACATTCTCAAATTCAATATATCGAAATGGGAAGGTGAACTCTCTACTTTAAAGGCACGTGTAAAGGTATCCAACGCAGCTAAAATGGTCAATCGTCAGCTCGCTAATATCGATTCCAATAGTACGATTTCCATGTTAGAACGTATGAAAGAGAAAGTCGAAGAAGATGAAGCACTAGCAAAGGCCTATGGTGAGATTGCACTAGGTAACAAAAGTAAAGTTGATGAGATCAACGAGACCATAGGCGGGTCTGAAGCCGTCAACAACGAATTAGAAGAACTAAAAAGAAAATTAAATAATGATGAAAAGATTTGA
- the pyk gene encoding pyruvate kinase, with product MEKVQKRTKIVATLGPASADKQVLTNMIAKGVDVCRLNFSHGSQEDHLKVIETINAINNETGFNVAILADLQGPKIRIGKMKEGGAILVNGSKVEITTQELIGDENRIYITYENFPNDVEANEIILLDDGKLQLRVLETNHKDTVTCEVVHGGVLTSRKGVNLPNTKVSIPSLTEEDLDNLNFALDHGADWIAMSFVRSADDIFQCKKIIEAKGSHARVIAKVEKPEAIENIDAIIEATDAVMVARGDLGVELPMEEVPGLQKIIVQKCRDLSKPVIIATQMLESMITTPRPTRAEVNDVANSVLDGADAVMLSGETSVGEFPEIVIETMSKIIIHVEQTSYPYYNEKVSEIHDGTLIPDAICASSVYLAQKTNASAIAVLTSSGATAFEITSYRPNVDILVFTGTQKLLKQLSLLWGVKTFIYDKFESTDGSIHDVNKFIVKNNYVKPGSIIINTASTPLIEKGKTNTIRVSQL from the coding sequence ATGGAAAAAGTTCAAAAAAGGACTAAAATTGTCGCAACATTAGGCCCTGCCTCGGCAGACAAACAAGTTTTGACCAACATGATTGCCAAAGGGGTTGATGTGTGCCGGTTGAATTTCTCTCATGGCAGCCAGGAAGATCACCTTAAGGTAATCGAAACTATAAATGCAATAAATAATGAAACAGGATTCAATGTTGCCATCTTAGCCGATTTACAAGGTCCAAAAATTAGGATCGGAAAAATGAAAGAAGGTGGCGCTATTCTCGTGAATGGTTCAAAAGTTGAAATTACAACACAAGAACTTATCGGAGACGAAAACAGAATCTACATTACATACGAAAACTTTCCAAACGATGTTGAAGCCAACGAAATCATTTTACTTGATGACGGAAAACTTCAACTTCGTGTTTTAGAGACCAATCATAAAGATACTGTTACCTGTGAAGTTGTACACGGAGGTGTCCTTACTTCACGTAAAGGCGTTAACTTACCGAATACCAAAGTTTCTATCCCATCGTTGACGGAAGAAGATTTAGACAACTTGAATTTTGCCCTGGATCATGGTGCAGACTGGATCGCGATGTCTTTCGTACGTTCGGCAGATGATATTTTTCAATGTAAAAAAATCATCGAGGCAAAAGGAAGCCATGCACGTGTCATCGCAAAAGTTGAAAAACCAGAAGCGATTGAAAATATTGATGCCATTATAGAAGCTACAGACGCTGTTATGGTTGCTCGTGGTGACCTGGGTGTTGAACTTCCAATGGAAGAAGTACCAGGACTTCAAAAGATCATCGTACAGAAATGTAGAGATCTTTCAAAACCAGTGATCATTGCGACACAAATGTTGGAAAGTATGATTACTACACCGCGTCCTACACGCGCTGAAGTAAACGACGTAGCCAACTCCGTATTGGATGGAGCGGATGCTGTGATGTTAAGTGGCGAGACTTCAGTTGGTGAATTTCCTGAAATCGTTATCGAAACAATGAGTAAAATCATTATCCACGTGGAACAAACTTCTTATCCTTATTATAATGAGAAAGTTAGTGAAATCCACGACGGAACACTTATTCCGGACGCGATTTGTGCATCTTCGGTTTATCTTGCTCAAAAAACAAATGCTTCAGCAATTGCGGTATTAACATCATCTGGAGCAACGGCTTTTGAAATTACAAGTTATAGACCAAATGTAGATATCTTAGTTTTCACAGGAACACAAAAATTGCTAAAACAACTCAGCTTACTTTGGGGTGTAAAAACATTTATTTACGACAAGTTCGAAAGCACGGATGGATCTATCCATGATGTTAACAAATTTATTGTAAAAAATAACTACGTTAAACCTGGATCTATCATTATCAATACAGCGTCGACACCGTTGATCGAAAAAGGTAAAACAAATACAATCCGTGTTTCCCAGCTATAA
- a CDS encoding YbjN domain-containing protein: MYFSKIENYIANIGYTITHKDTKEGIFVIENEDDGIRNLIVGIAQPILIFEQYLFTISNDTMDMFKSLLIKNRDIIHGGFALTEDGTKVIFRYTLQIHNLDQNEFDAAINSLSLLMSEYYNQLISFSKL; encoded by the coding sequence ATGTACTTCTCAAAAATTGAAAATTATATCGCCAATATCGGTTACACCATCACCCATAAGGATACAAAAGAAGGAATCTTCGTCATCGAAAATGAAGACGACGGAATCCGTAACCTGATTGTAGGCATTGCCCAACCCATCCTGATTTTTGAGCAATATCTTTTTACAATCAGCAATGACACCATGGATATGTTCAAATCACTATTGATAAAGAATAGAGATATTATACACGGTGGGTTTGCATTAACAGAAGATGGTACCAAAGTTATATTTCGGTATACCTTACAAATACATAATCTCGATCAGAATGAGTTTGATGCAGCCATTAATTCGCTGAGTCTTTTGATGAGTGAATATTATAATCAGTTAATAAGTTTTTCAAAATTATAG
- a CDS encoding helix-turn-helix domain-containing protein, producing the protein MESQSANQLIKLARKRKGLTQQELADQAGVSLRTVQRIEKGTEEISGFSLKQISQILEIPLEQLIMPNVNQISIDNNQTGSIKALYLASLTFLVNPLFGLLVPAIMGYTKQNKDALYSKHLKKIIVIHAVGLFFLGSFIGYIILADFFKIALPSFLTNIFNSAYFLLIPVCYYILILTFTIFNYIAIRKAKLSSAN; encoded by the coding sequence ATGGAAAGTCAATCAGCTAATCAATTAATCAAACTAGCAAGAAAACGTAAGGGACTAACGCAGCAGGAACTCGCCGATCAAGCGGGGGTATCGCTAAGAACAGTGCAACGCATAGAAAAAGGCACGGAAGAAATCAGTGGATTTAGTCTCAAACAGATCAGTCAAATTTTGGAAATACCATTAGAACAACTCATTATGCCAAATGTAAATCAAATCAGTATCGACAACAATCAAACAGGAAGTATTAAAGCGCTATATTTAGCATCGCTCACCTTTTTGGTCAATCCATTATTCGGGTTATTGGTCCCAGCAATTATGGGTTATACGAAACAAAATAAAGACGCCTTATACAGTAAGCACCTAAAAAAAATAATTGTAATACACGCTGTTGGACTATTTTTTCTCGGAAGTTTCATCGGCTATATCATTCTTGCAGATTTTTTTAAAATTGCACTACCGTCTTTTTTAACCAATATCTTTAATAGCGCCTATTTTTTACTCATCCCAGTATGCTATTACATATTGATTCTAACGTTTACTATTTTTAATTATATTGCAATAAGAAAAGCCAAGCTCAGTTCTGCAAACTAA
- the metE gene encoding 5-methyltetrahydropteroyltriglutamate--homocysteine S-methyltransferase, whose protein sequence is MLLTNNLGYPRVGAFRELKKANEAYWAKKSSVEELLDTAKKIREGNWKTQKDAGIDLIPSNDFSFYDQVLDLTLTVGAIPARYHSLLNKVDNNYSLDLYFAMARGFQQEGIDVTAMEMTKWLDTNYHYMVPEFTKDQEFKLTSEKFLNEYNEAKSLGIDTKPVLLGPITYLLIGKEKEAGFDRIDLLDKLIPVYEQILAKLADAGAQYVQIDEPFLALDLDAKVKALYQPTFEKLAAAAKNIKLIATTYFEALKDNEDIAVNLPIHALHLDLVRGENQLDTVLAKVPASLTLSLGIVEGRNIWKNDYEKSLVKIKQAVDALGKDRVWVAPSSSLLHVPFDLDNEHNEQSLPAEVKNWLAFAKQKLAEVKDLAVLAEGEVDAETAKRFEANKAAAESRRTSPLIHKPEVKTRTSNITDDDAKRTSAFAERKAAQQAKFNLPAFPTTTIGSFPQTKDVRKWRADLKKGAITQAEYDKAIAEETENTIRLQEQLDIDVLVHGEFERNDMVEYFGEQLAGYAFTQNGWVQSYGSRCVKPPIIYGDVYRPEDMTVRWSSYAQSLTNRPVKGMLTGPVTILQWSFVRNDQPRSTTTYQIALAILDEVQALEKAGIKIIQIDEPAIREGLPLRKADQKDYLNWAVRAFRVSSSNVEDDTQIHTHMCYSEFNNVIEDIAAMDADVITIETSRSQMKLLNAFAGDFKYPNDIGPGVYDIHSPRVPSKDEMVDLLRKAKAVVPAEQLWVNPDCGLKTRAWPETKAALESMVEAAKILRAE, encoded by the coding sequence ATGTTATTGACTAACAATTTAGGTTACCCTCGTGTGGGCGCGTTCCGCGAATTGAAAAAAGCCAATGAGGCCTATTGGGCTAAAAAATCTTCTGTTGAGGAATTATTGGACACAGCAAAAAAAATTCGTGAAGGCAATTGGAAAACACAAAAAGATGCTGGAATAGATTTGATCCCTTCCAATGATTTCTCTTTTTACGATCAAGTATTGGATTTAACCCTCACTGTTGGTGCAATTCCTGCTCGCTACCATTCTTTATTGAATAAAGTAGACAACAATTACAGTTTAGATCTATATTTTGCCATGGCACGCGGTTTCCAACAAGAAGGAATCGACGTGACTGCAATGGAAATGACCAAGTGGTTGGATACGAACTACCACTACATGGTACCAGAATTCACCAAAGATCAAGAATTCAAATTGACTTCCGAAAAATTCTTAAATGAATACAACGAAGCAAAATCATTGGGCATCGATACTAAACCAGTTCTATTAGGTCCTATCACATACCTTTTGATCGGTAAAGAAAAAGAAGCTGGCTTCGACCGTATCGATTTATTGGATAAACTTATTCCAGTATATGAGCAAATTCTAGCTAAACTAGCTGATGCTGGTGCACAATATGTTCAGATTGACGAGCCTTTCTTAGCATTGGATTTAGATGCTAAAGTAAAAGCTTTATATCAACCTACTTTCGAAAAATTAGCTGCAGCAGCAAAAAATATCAAATTAATCGCAACGACTTACTTCGAAGCTTTAAAAGACAACGAAGATATCGCAGTTAACTTACCTATCCATGCTTTACATTTGGATCTGGTACGCGGTGAAAACCAATTGGATACGGTATTGGCTAAAGTTCCTGCTTCATTAACATTATCTTTAGGTATTGTTGAAGGCCGTAACATCTGGAAAAATGATTACGAAAAATCATTGGTCAAAATCAAACAGGCTGTTGATGCATTAGGAAAAGACCGTGTATGGGTAGCTCCTTCTTCATCACTGCTGCACGTTCCTTTTGACTTGGACAATGAACACAATGAGCAATCGCTACCGGCTGAAGTAAAAAACTGGTTAGCATTTGCTAAACAAAAATTAGCTGAAGTAAAAGATTTAGCCGTACTAGCGGAAGGTGAAGTTGACGCTGAAACAGCAAAACGCTTCGAAGCGAACAAAGCGGCTGCTGAAAGCCGTCGTACCTCTCCATTGATCCACAAACCAGAGGTCAAAACACGTACAAGCAATATCACTGATGACGATGCAAAACGTACTTCAGCATTTGCTGAGCGTAAAGCGGCGCAACAAGCAAAATTCAACTTACCGGCATTCCCGACCACAACTATCGGTTCATTCCCACAAACGAAAGATGTTCGTAAATGGAGAGCAGACCTGAAAAAGGGTGCTATTACGCAGGCAGAATACGATAAAGCAATCGCAGAAGAAACAGAAAATACCATCCGTCTTCAAGAGCAATTGGATATCGACGTATTAGTACACGGCGAATTCGAACGTAATGACATGGTTGAATACTTCGGTGAACAATTGGCTGGTTACGCATTCACACAAAATGGTTGGGTACAATCTTACGGTTCACGTTGTGTAAAACCTCCGATTATCTATGGTGACGTATACCGTCCTGAAGATATGACTGTCCGTTGGTCTTCATATGCACAATCATTGACAAATCGTCCGGTTAAAGGTATGTTGACTGGTCCTGTAACAATTTTACAATGGTCTTTCGTACGTAACGATCAACCGCGCTCGACAACGACTTACCAAATTGCATTGGCGATCTTGGATGAAGTACAAGCCTTGGAAAAAGCAGGTATCAAAATCATACAAATCGATGAACCAGCTATCCGTGAAGGATTACCGCTACGTAAAGCTGATCAAAAAGATTACTTGAACTGGGCAGTACGTGCTTTCCGTGTTTCTTCATCAAATGTTGAAGACGATACACAGATTCACACACACATGTGTTATTCTGAGTTCAATAATGTGATCGAAGATATCGCTGCAATGGATGCCGACGTTATCACGATTGAGACTTCACGTTCTCAAATGAAATTATTGAATGCTTTCGCCGGTGATTTCAAATATCCAAATGATATTGGTCCAGGTGTTTATGACATTCACTCACCACGTGTTCCAAGCAAAGATGAGATGGTAGATCTATTGCGCAAAGCAAAAGCAGTAGTTCCAGCAGAACAACTTTGGGTTAACCCTGACTGTGGTTTGAAAACTCGTGCTTGGCCAGAGACCAAAGCGGCTTTAGAGTCGATGGTTGAGGCTGCAAAAATCTTAAGAGCAGAATAA
- a CDS encoding single-stranded DNA-binding protein produces MSTLRNKVQLVGHLGNDPLIKTTSTGTNYSILRLATNDLFKNKAGEWVEEVQWHTLVVWGKQNNTIEKKCQRGTKLMVEGKLTYRNYENADGVKQYVTEIKVDNFMILSDSNGAKEDIPTPPDENEDDLPF; encoded by the coding sequence ATGAGCACATTACGCAACAAAGTACAATTGGTTGGGCATTTAGGAAACGACCCGTTAATCAAAACAACTTCCACTGGCACCAATTACTCCATATTACGTCTCGCCACCAATGATCTTTTCAAGAACAAAGCCGGTGAATGGGTTGAAGAAGTTCAATGGCATACACTCGTGGTTTGGGGTAAGCAAAACAATACCATTGAAAAGAAATGCCAACGTGGGACCAAACTCATGGTTGAAGGCAAACTCACCTATCGTAACTATGAGAACGCAGATGGGGTAAAACAATATGTCACAGAAATTAAAGTAGATAATTTCATGATTTTATCTGATTCGAACGGTGCTAAAGAAGACATTCCAACACCTCCAGATGAAAATGAAGATGATCTGCCCTTCTAG
- a CDS encoding response regulator transcription factor: MQKILLAEDDPNLGDLLKDYLELKGKFDVTLCTDGDEAISQFKKNNYDLCIFDVMMPKKDGFTVGREIRKTNNTVPIIFATAKGMMEDKTEAFELGGDDYITKPFRVEELLLRINALLKRSVRDKEEEVVADKFEIGDYFFDYTSQQISYKGQMQKLSTKEAELLRLLCLKKNDVLTREEALLKIWHDDNYFTGRSMDVFLSKLRKYLKEDSKVEIVNVHGKGYKLLVS; encoded by the coding sequence ATGCAAAAGATATTATTAGCAGAAGATGATCCTAATTTGGGGGATCTTTTAAAAGACTATCTCGAATTAAAGGGAAAATTTGACGTCACATTATGCACGGATGGAGATGAAGCGATTTCTCAATTCAAAAAAAATAACTACGACCTTTGTATTTTTGATGTCATGATGCCCAAAAAGGACGGATTTACAGTTGGACGTGAAATCAGAAAAACAAACAATACTGTTCCTATTATCTTTGCCACAGCAAAGGGGATGATGGAAGATAAGACCGAAGCCTTTGAGCTAGGAGGAGATGATTATATCACCAAGCCTTTTCGAGTGGAGGAATTATTGCTCCGCATCAATGCTTTGCTGAAACGCAGTGTTCGAGACAAAGAAGAAGAAGTGGTTGCTGATAAATTTGAAATTGGCGATTATTTCTTTGATTATACAAGTCAGCAGATTTCTTACAAAGGACAGATGCAAAAACTATCCACGAAAGAAGCTGAACTACTCCGCTTGCTTTGCTTAAAGAAAAATGATGTGCTGACCCGGGAAGAAGCCTTGTTAAAAATATGGCATGATGATAACTACTTTACGGGTAGAAGTATGGATGTATTTCTCAGTAAACTTCGTAAATATCTAAAAGAAGACAGCAAAGTTGAAATTGTCAATGTGCACGGAAAAGGTTACAAACTTTTGGTAAGCTAA
- a CDS encoding sensor histidine kinase, producing the protein MKKNSIVLIIGLMSLALIGVLAMQFYFLRDSYRQKSQLFDESVNAAITAVAGKLERREVVDFAKVQQERNIEKSKQEQAKQRLLAEQLEIQYRIEELKNKQHVVFSNFKEQEDQLRALYPNVIEIKNSFYETYIKRPEYQKFIKFSVSNELTDDNLVQAYIMLNASKVDDQISGKDDSTRFVIPLMDPLVNQQTKFRVATLPPRENAKLAKTISDLEKRLDVLNRKNAWSGFNVYDSVAMLGGKKADYIEDVAIGMELAKRPLKDRLNVIIVQELIKEELAQRDIKAPFNIEIWSTNNILLNNILNEAALNNPTNTTKYSTALFKGDIGAAPGKLTIYFPNKKAIIADNMGYLLLPMLALLFLLVGCFAYTLIIIFRQKKVSEMKTDFINNMTHEFKTPVATIMIASESLKDPDINADHKRVQKLANIIYDENVRLGNHIERVLDLARLEKETLKLDQVEVCINDLVSAVTDSMQLRMQNIGGKFSIDLAATKDIVIGDELHFSNVFYNLLDNAIKYSKGDLHVNIHSKNVGDTIIVTIADNGIGMSRDHLQKIFDQFYRIPTGNVHNVKGFGLGLSYVQDILRRLNGKITVKSEKDKGTTFEVILPIKK; encoded by the coding sequence ATGAAGAAAAATAGCATTGTATTAATCATTGGACTGATGTCTCTCGCTCTAATTGGGGTATTGGCCATGCAATTCTATTTTCTGAGAGATTCTTATCGCCAAAAGTCTCAATTATTTGATGAGTCCGTCAATGCTGCGATTACAGCTGTAGCCGGAAAGCTTGAAAGACGGGAGGTAGTTGACTTTGCTAAGGTTCAACAGGAGCGTAATATTGAAAAATCCAAGCAGGAACAAGCCAAACAACGTCTTTTGGCCGAGCAACTCGAAATACAGTATAGAATTGAAGAATTAAAAAACAAACAACATGTTGTTTTCTCAAACTTTAAAGAGCAAGAAGACCAATTGCGTGCTTTGTATCCAAATGTAATTGAAATCAAAAATTCATTCTACGAGACATACATCAAAAGACCGGAGTACCAGAAATTCATCAAATTTTCTGTTTCAAATGAGCTTACCGACGATAATTTGGTACAAGCATATATCATGTTAAATGCGTCAAAGGTGGATGATCAGATTAGCGGAAAAGACGATAGCACACGGTTTGTTATCCCATTAATGGACCCGCTGGTCAATCAACAGACAAAATTCAGGGTAGCCACATTGCCACCTAGGGAGAATGCGAAGCTTGCAAAGACAATTTCTGATCTCGAAAAAAGATTGGATGTTCTCAACAGAAAAAACGCGTGGAGCGGTTTTAATGTATACGATTCCGTTGCGATGCTGGGAGGCAAAAAAGCAGACTACATCGAAGATGTTGCTATTGGAATGGAACTGGCTAAACGTCCGTTAAAGGATCGATTGAATGTGATCATCGTCCAAGAACTTATCAAAGAAGAGTTAGCTCAACGCGACATTAAAGCTCCTTTTAATATTGAAATATGGAGCACAAACAATATATTACTAAATAATATTTTAAACGAAGCCGCTTTAAATAATCCAACAAATACAACTAAATACTCGACGGCACTTTTTAAAGGCGATATCGGTGCTGCACCTGGAAAATTAACCATCTATTTCCCCAATAAAAAGGCGATAATCGCGGATAATATGGGCTATCTGTTGCTGCCTATGCTGGCGCTACTTTTCTTATTGGTGGGTTGTTTTGCATATACACTGATTATCATATTCAGACAAAAGAAAGTTTCGGAAATGAAAACAGATTTCATCAACAACATGACGCATGAGTTTAAAACACCTGTTGCGACGATTATGATAGCCAGTGAGTCCCTTAAAGATCCAGACATCAATGCCGACCACAAGCGGGTGCAGAAATTGGCTAATATCATCTACGATGAAAATGTTAGACTCGGAAATCATATTGAACGTGTGCTCGATTTGGCAAGACTAGAAAAAGAAACGCTAAAACTCGACCAGGTAGAAGTATGCATCAATGATCTTGTTTCGGCAGTAACGGACAGCATGCAGCTACGGATGCAGAATATTGGCGGCAAATTCAGTATAGATCTTGCAGCGACCAAGGATATTGTCATCGGTGATGAATTACATTTTTCAAATGTATTTTACAATCTATTGGATAATGCCATCAAGTACAGCAAAGGAGATTTACATGTCAACATCCATTCAAAAAACGTTGGCGATACCATTATTGTCACCATAGCCGACAACGGTATTGGGATGAGCCGGGATCACCTGCAAAAGATTTTCGACCAGTTTTACCGTATTCCAACTGGAAATGTTCATAATGTCAAAGGGTTTGGTCTTGGCTTAAGTTATGTACAGGATATCCTGAGAAGGCTTAACGGAAAAATTACAGTTAAAAGTGAAAAAGATAAGGGCACGACCTTTGAAGTAATTTTGCCTATTAAAAAATAA
- a CDS encoding DUF4177 domain-containing protein, with the protein MMKRFEYKTLKIEPKGFWGTKLDPEKIDEILNDLGNQGWELVTMQDLEVNGNSWSFHYTFKREKI; encoded by the coding sequence ATGATGAAAAGATTTGAATATAAAACACTAAAAATTGAACCTAAAGGTTTCTGGGGAACAAAGTTGGATCCCGAAAAAATTGATGAAATCTTAAATGATCTTGGAAATCAGGGCTGGGAATTGGTAACCATGCAGGACCTTGAAGTCAATGGGAATTCCTGGTCGTTTCATTACACGTTCAAGAGGGAGAAAATTTAA
- a CDS encoding helix-turn-helix domain-containing protein: MSNVGNNIKKLRKVKGMSQQAFGDIFNLTRGNISSYEEMRAEPKIEIVLKIANYFGIPVQHLIEKNLSVNEILNFNDYFDPNVSLIGRKRLLQIPLLERDGIFEAGSHFSKLEELPIIEFPLQSRNRLIAIEYADAIPVPSDFLAGPQSILFFEEVDVQSLHTLDKAFGLYFSEEEFFIGKYSLQEKEISLALNAWKKIDLTMGEKAYFWKLYGRFERI; this comes from the coding sequence ATGAGCAACGTAGGCAACAATATTAAGAAATTAAGAAAAGTGAAAGGAATGAGTCAACAGGCATTTGGGGATATTTTTAATCTTACTAGAGGTAATATTTCGTCCTACGAAGAAATGCGCGCAGAGCCAAAAATTGAGATTGTTCTGAAGATTGCAAATTATTTTGGCATTCCTGTGCAGCATCTTATTGAAAAAAATCTATCTGTCAATGAAATTCTTAATTTCAATGATTATTTTGATCCAAATGTTTCTCTTATTGGACGTAAAAGATTGTTACAAATCCCGCTGCTGGAACGAGATGGTATTTTTGAGGCGGGTAGTCATTTTTCGAAATTAGAAGAGCTTCCGATAATTGAATTTCCTTTGCAAAGTAGGAACCGCCTCATCGCAATCGAATACGCTGACGCTATTCCGGTGCCGAGTGATTTTTTGGCTGGCCCTCAATCCATTTTATTTTTTGAAGAGGTAGATGTTCAGAGCCTACATACGTTGGATAAAGCATTTGGTTTGTATTTTTCCGAAGAAGAGTTCTTTATTGGAAAATACAGTTTGCAGGAAAAGGAGATTAGTTTAGCCTTAAATGCCTGGAAGAAGATTGATCTCACTATGGGGGAAAAAGCATATTTCTGGAAATTGTATGGTAGGTTTGAGCGAATCTAA